CTGTCGCCGAGCGGGTACAGCAGGGCCGTCCGGGAGACCTGACCGGCCGGATGCTGCGCTTCGCGGCGGGCCGATGCCGGACAGCACCGGCCGGATGCCGTCAGTGCGCCTCGGTGTTGGCCAGCACGCGCTGCAGGGGCTGGTAGTGCGCGATGACGGCCTGGCGGTACGCCTCGACGTCGCCGGCGCGCACCGCGGCGAGCATGTCTCCGTGCGCCTTCGCGGTGAGCGTGATGTCCTCGGGCGGGGCGATGTCGAGCTGGGGGAGCACGGCGGTGTGCACGTCCCAGAATGCCCCGACGAGCTGACCGACCAGGCGGTTGCCGGTCGACTCGAACAGCCGGGTGTGGAACGCGCGATCTGCCTCGAGGAAGTGCTCACCACGGTCGGCGCGGTCGACCATCTCGTCGACGAGTTCGCGCAGCTCGGGGTCGTCGGCATCCGTGGCTCCCGCGGCGACGACGCGCTCGGTCATCGACAGGTCGAGCGCGAGGCGCACCTCGACGACCTCGCGCAGCGACTGCAGCGAGCCCTCGGGCGAGAGCACGCTGCGGAAGACGAGCGTGGCGACCATGGGATCCAGCGACATCTCGCCGACGTAGGTGCCGTGACCGTGGCGCACGTCGACGATGTCGAGCGTCGACAGCGAGCGGATCGCCTCGCGCACCGAGGAGCGCGACACGTCGAGGGTCTCGCAGAGCTCGGCTTCGGTGGGAAGCGGGTCTCCTGGTCGCAGTCCCTGCGAGAGGATTAGCTGTTTGATCTGGTCAGCAGTGGTGGAGCGCCGCATCCGCGCAGCCCGTGATGGTTGGACCCGACCTCGAGTTGATCTCGCTGATCGCCGCGCACTGCAGTCGGCCGGTCGTCGCGGAGGGGCGCATCCACAGTCCGGCACAGGCCGTCGCCGCGCGGGACGCCGGTGCGCTCGCCGTATGCGTGGGCACCGCCATCACGCACCCGTCGACGATCACCTCGTGGTTCGTGGGGGCGCTCGCGGCTGATGCTGCTGGGGCTTCGCGGGGTTCCGGGGGTTCGCACTGATGGGCCGGCTGATCCAGCTGAGCGCCTATCCGCTTTCGCCGGCGTTCGCGCGCTGGGATCCGCAGATCGAGGGCGAGGTGCTCGACGGGCTGGCGGCGCTGCCCGGCGTCGCCGCGCTCGAGGTGCCGTGGATCGACGGCATCCACCCGCACGACTCGGAGTGGTTCCTGCAGAACGTACCGGCCATCGGGCTCGCGGTCACTCCGCTGCCCTGGATCATGCGTCGAGTAGGCGCATATGCCGGCTACGGCATAGCAGCCGCGGGCGATGACGGACGGTCGACGGCGATCGCCGACCTGCGTCGCGTCGCCGCCGATGTCGCCGAGATCACCGCGCGCAGCGCGGCCCGGGTCGTCACGGTCGCGCTGCACACCGCCCCACGGGGAACAGCGGATGCCGAGGCGCTCGCGCGCTCGCTCGGCGAGATCTCCGAGTGGGACTGGTCGGGGGCGCAGCTGATCATCGAGCACTGCGACGCGCACGTGCCCGGTCAGACCCCCGAGAAGGGCTTCCTCTCGCTGCAGGGCGAGATCGAGGCGATCCGCGCCTCGGGCGCCGAAGTCGGCCTTTGGATGAACTGGGGGCGTTCGGCGATCGAGCTGCGCGACCCGGATGCCGTGGCCGGTCAGATCGCAGTGGCTGCCGAGTCGGGACTGCTGGTGGGCCTGTCGCTCTCCGGAGCATCCGACCGGGAGGGGTCGTACAGCGGACCGTGGATCGACGCGCATCACCCGTTCGCGTCGATCGACCCGGATGCCGCCTCGCTGCTCACCGACGGCCGGGTGCGAGCGGCTGTGCAGGCGGCCGGTGATACGCCGTGGCTGGGAGTGAAGGTCAGCCGGCGCCCGGATGCCGTGACCTCGGACGTCGTCCTGCGCGTCGCCGAGCGGCACCTCGAGGCGCTGCGCACCGTTGAGGGCACTACAGGCGGTCGACGGCCGTCACGGTGATCACGGCCTCGCCTGCCTCATCGGATGCCGTGAGGTCGATGGTGGCCGAGATGCCCCAGTCGTGATCTCCGGCGGGATCGTCGATGATCTGGCGCACCGTCCAGGCGTCTGCGCCCTCGGTGATCAGCAGCAGCGCTGAACTGCGCGCATTCGCCCCGGTGAGGATCTCGTCGTGCTCGGCGAAGTACGCGTCGAGCGCGGCATCCCACCCGTCGGCGCCGAAACCGGGATCGAGCTCCGCCAGTGCGGCGACGTCCTCGCGGGCCGCGAGCTGTACCCTGCGGAACAGTTCGTTGCGCACCAGGATGCGGAAGGCGCGCACGTTCGCGGTGAGCCGCTTCGGCGCGGGCGGGACGACCGGTTCGTCGCCCTTCGACAGGCTCAGGGACCCAGCTCTTGGTAGCCCGTTCACCAGCTCTGACCACTCATCCAGAAGTGAAGAGTCCACCTGCCGCACCAGCTCGCCCAGCCATTCGATCAGGTCGCGCAGCTCTTCGGTCTTGAGGTGCTCGGGGATGGTCTGCGAGGCGGCGCGATACGCGTCGGAGAGGTAGCGCAGCACGACGCCCTCTGACCGTGCGATCTTGTAGAACGCGACGTATTCCCCGAACGACATGGCTCGTTCGTACATGTCGCGCACCACCGACTTCGGATGCAGTTCGAAGTCGCGGATCCACGGCTGGGCGGCGCTGAAGGTGAGGAAGGCTGCGTCGAGCAGCTCTTCGAGCGGCTTCGGGTAGGTGATCTGCTCGAGCAGCTCCATCCGCTCGTCGTACTCGATGCCCTCCGCCTTCATCGCGGCAACCGCCTCACCGCGGGCGATGAACTCCTGCTGAGAGAGCACCGCGCGCGGATCGTCGAGCGTCGCCTCGACGATCGAGATCATGTCCAGCGCGAACTGTGGAGTCGAAGGGTCGAGCAGCTCGAACGCGGCCAGCGCGAACGGCGAGAGCGGCTGGTTGAGGGCGAAGTTCGGCTGCAGGTCGACCGTGAGCCTGACCTCACCGGAGGCCACCTCGACGACGCCCGATTCGAGCAGCGTGCGGTAGATGCCGATGGCGCGCAGCGCCAGCACACGCTGCCGAGAGCGCGGCTCGTGATTGTCGTATACCAGCGCACGCATATTCGCGAAGACGTCGCCGCCACGGCCGATCACGTTGAGCATCATGGCGCTGGTGATCTGCATGTGCGAGGTGAGCGTCTCGGGCTCGGAGTCGACGAGCTTGAGGAACGACGGCTCGCCCCACGACACGAAGCCGTCGGGGGCCTTCTTCCGGATGATCTTTCGCTTCTTCTTCGGGTCGTCGCCCGCCTTCCTGATCGCGGCGAGGTTCTCGGTCTCGTGCTCGGGCGCCTGCGCGACGACCGTCCCCGCCGTGTCGTACCCGGCGCGGCCCGCCCGACCGGCGATCTGGTGGAACTCGCGGGCGTTCAGCTGCCGCATCCGGGTGCCGTCGAACTTCGTCAGCGCCGTGAGCAGCACCGTGCGGATCGGCACGTTGATGCCGACGCCCAGGGTGTCGGTGCCGCAGATCACGCGCAGCATCCCGCGCTGGGCGAGCTGCTCGACCAGACGCCGGTACTTCGGCAGCATCCCGGCGTGGTGCACGCCGATGCCCAGCCGCAGCAGGCGTGCGAGGGTCCGCCCGAACGCGGTCGTGAAGCGGAAGCCGCCGATCAGCTCGGCGATCGCGTCGCGCTGCTCACGGGTGGCGACCTTCGCGCTGGCGAGCGCCTGCGCCCGCTCCATCGCCGCGGCCTGCGAGAAGTGCACGATGTACACGGGGGCGCGGTCGGTGTGCAGCAGATCGTCGATGGTCTCGTGGATCGGCGTGGTCTCGTAGTGGAAGTGCAGGGGAACCGGCCTCTCGACGCCGGTGACCACGGCGGTCTCGCGCAGGGTGCGGCGGGTCAGGTCGGCGGCGAGCCCGGAGACGTCGCCGAGCGTCGCCGACATGAGCACGAACTGCGCCTGCGGCAGCGAGAGCAGCGGCACCTGCCACGCCCAGCCGCGGTCGGGGTCGCCGTAGAAGTGGAACTCGTCCATCACGACCTGGCCGACCTTGGCATCCGCACCCTCGCGCAGCGCGAGGTTCGCGAGGATCTCGGCCGTGCAGCACACGATCGGGGCGTCGGCGTTGACCGCCGAGTCGCCCGTGACCATGCCGACGTTCGCCGCCCCGAACACGTCGACCAGGGCGAAGAACTTCTCGCTGACCAGGGCCTTGATGGGGGCGGTGTAGTAGGTGCGCCGGCCGTCGGCCAGCGCGGCGAAGTGTGCGCCGACGGCGACCAGTGACTTGCCCGTGCCCGTGGGGGTGCTGAGGATCAGGTTCTGGCCCGAGACGATCTCGATGAGCGCCTCGTCCTGGGCGGGGTAGAGGGTGATGCCGGTCGACTCCGCCCATTCGACGAACGCCGCGTACACGGCATCCGGATCGGCGCCGCGGACGAGGGAGGGATCGAGAAGCATGATGCTTCGATCCTTTCACCTCCCCGCCCGTGCTCCTCCCGGCATCCATTCCCGAGCTCGCACGAAACGCAGGACTTCGCACGAAATGGAGGAGGGCATCCAGCATCCGGCCCTGCATTTCGTGCGATCTCCTGCATCCCGAGCGCCGCGTCCGCGCCGGCCGGCGGCCCGGCGTCAGAGAGACAGGGCGGCCAGGCGGTGGGGGTCGGCGAGCACCCGCAGCGCGACGATGCGGCCGGCGTCGATGTCGAACGCCATCAGCGAGACGACGCGATCGCCGAACGTCGCCGCCACACCTGGACGGCCGTCGATGAGCACCGGCGTCGCGTGCGCGGCGAGCCTCGCCGACAGCACGGCCTGCGCGGCGATCTCCGCCGCCCCCGCGAGGTGCTGAGTGCGCGTCCCGTAATCCGCATCGAGCACGGCGTCGTCGTGCAGCAGCCCGAGCAGCGCCCGCAGATCGCCGTGCTGGGCGGCGAGCAGCCACGCATCGACGAGCGCGCGCTCGCGTCGGCGATCGTCCCGAACCGGAACGGATGCTGCGCGCAGGCGCCGCCGTGCTCGCGAGGCCAGCTGCCGCGCCGCTGCCGGCGTGCGATCGACTGCGGCGGCCACCTCGCCGAACGGCTTGCCGAACACGTCGTGCAGCACGAACGCGATGCGCTCCGCAGGGGTCAGCGCGTCGAGCACCACGAGCAGCGCGACGTTCACCTGGTCGGCCTCGGCGACGGAATCCGCCGGGTCGGCATCCGGATCGATCGGCTCATCGCGCCACGGCTCCACCTGCCACGACTTCTCGCGGGTCATCCGGGGCGCGCGCAGCAGGTCGAGGCAGATGCGCGAGACGACGGTCGTGCACCACGCGTCGAAATTCTCGATCCGCGAGGCATCCCTCCGCGTCAGCCGCAGCCAGGTCTCCTGCACGGCATCCTCGGCATCAGCGTTCGAACCCAGCATCCGCGCCGCGATCGCGCGCAGCCGCGGACGCGCCGTCTCGAAGCGCTCGGCGAGTTCTTCCTCCGTCATGTCACATCTCCTCGGTGCGGATCGTCATGACCTCGACGGACGCGCGGGCCGGAATGTGACCGGCCGGCGCACACGAAGAGAGGACCACCACCATGAACACCCCGATTCTCGTCACCGGCGGCACCGGAACCATCGGCCGCCGCACCGTGCCGCTGCTGCGCGCAGCCGGCCGCGACGTGCGGATCCTCACCCGGCATCCGAGGGCGTCCGAGCCGGGCGTCGAGCACGTCGCCGGTGACACCGTGCGCGGCACGGGTCTCGATGCGGCGCTCGCCGGAGTCGCCACGGTACTGCATCTGGCAGGCGGCGCAAAGGGCGACGACGTCGCGGCGCAGACCCTCGTGGCCGCCGCGCAGCGGGCCGGAGTGCGGCATCTCGTGCTGATCTCGGTGATCGGCGCCGACCGGATGCCCATCGGATACTTCCGCATGAAGGCCGCCGCCGAGCGGACCGTCGAGCAGAGCGGCATCCCGTTCACGATCCTGCGCGTCGCGCAGCTGCACGAGTTCGCCGTGCCGATCGTGAAGACCCTCTCGAACATGCGCATCGCCCCGCGCGGGCTGCGGTTCGAATCGGTGGGCGTCGACGATGTGGCAGCCCGGCTCGCCGAGCTCACCCTGGGTGATCCGGCGGGACGGGTCGCCGACCTCGCCGGCCCGCAGGTGCACGAGGTGGCCGAGATGGTGCGCTCCTTCGACAGCGCCTGCGGCACGTCGCGGCGCAGTCTCGGCATCCGCATCCCCGGCGCCGTCGGGCGGGCCTACCGGGCCGGCGACAACCTCGCCGACCCGTCCGTGGTGCGCGGACGCACCACGTGGGAGGAGTTCCTCGCCGCGTGACGGGCTCTGATCCGACCGCGCCGGATCAGGCCTTCTTCACGAGGCTCGACTTCAGCAGCATCGCGCCGAATCCGTCGACCTTGCAGTCGATGTCGTGCCCGTTCACCGGCGGGATGAGGCGGATGCTGCGCACCTTCGTGCCGGCCTTGATGCCCTGCGGGGAGCCCTTGACCTTGATGGTCGTGGTGACCACGACGGTGTCGCCGTCGGCGAGGACGTTGCCGACGGCATCCTTCACGACCGGCTCGGCGGGAGCATCGGACTCGGATGCCGTCTCTGACGGCACCCATTCGTGACCGCACATCGGGCAGACGAGCAGGGCGCCCATCTCGTAGGCGTGCTCGCTCGAGCATTCGGGGCAGAGGGGGAGGGCCATGCACCCACCGTATCGCGATATGATGAAGTCGTCATGTCGGGCGGGATGCTGATGAGCTGACGCCGCCGAGCGAATGAGCCGAAGAGAGGGGAGAGCGGATGCTGAGCGATCCGAACCGGCCGCTGTACGAGGTGAAGGCCGGCCTGTTCAAGGGTCTCGCGCACCCCATCCGCATCCGCATCCTCGAGGTGCTCTCGGCTGCGCCCGAGGCGTCCGTCTCGGAACTCCTCGACGTCGTCGACCTCGAGGCCTCGCACGTCTCGCAGCACCTCGCCGTGCTGCGTCGCAACCGGCTGGTCGTCTCCGAGCGCCGCGGCAGCCTGGTGTACTACCGGCTCGCGTACCCGCAGGTCGCCGACCTGCTGCGCGTGGCCCGCACCCTGCTCGGCGAGATCCTGCAGACCACCCAGCAGCAGCTGACCGAGCGTGAGGGGCTGCCCGAGATTCCAGTGCGGGCATGAGTGCGGTCATGAGCACAGGAACGAGCGCGCGCGGGCTGCTCGCGCTGCTTCCCTCGCGCACCGACTACCGTGCCGTGCCGCGCACCTGGCGCGCCGATCTGCTGGCCGGCCTCACCGTCGGCATCGTCGCTCTGCCGCTCGCGCTCGCCTTCGGCGTCAGCTCGGGTGCGGGGGCTGAGAGCGGCCTGGTCACCGCGATCATCGCGGGCATCGTCGCGGCGATCTTCGGCGGATCGAACGTGCAGGTCTCCGGGCCCACCGGCGCGATGGTGGTCGTGCTCGCCCCGATCATGGCCTCGCAGGGCACCGGGGCGCTCGCTCTGATCTGCCTGCTCTCCGGTGTGATCGTGCTGCTGGCCGGCGCGCTGCGGCTCGGGCGGACCATCAGCTACATCCCGTGGCCGGTCATCGAGGGGTTCACGCTCGGCATCGCGGTGATCATCTTCCTGCAGCAGGTGCCCACCGCCACCGGCACGCAGCCGGGCGAGAGCACCAACGCCGCGGTCTCTGCCGTGCAGGCCGCGCTCACCGCGACCTGGCCGAAACTCGGCTGGTCGCTGCTGCTGGTCGCACTCGTCGTGGCGATCATGCTCGTCGGCGCGCGCTTCGCGCCGCGGTTCCCGGCATCCCTCGTCGCGATCTTCATCGCCGGCCTGCTCGCGGCCCTCCTCGACCTGCCCGTCGACGTCATCGGCGAACTGCCCGCCCGCCTGCCCGCGCCGACCCTGCCCGTCGTCGAGCTGCACGCCGCGGCCGGCCTGGTCGGCCCGGCTCTCGCGGTCGCCGCACTCGCCGCGATCGAATCGCTGCTGGCGGCGCGGGTCGCCGCCAGCATCTCGGACACCGGCCCGTACGACGCCGACCGGGAACTGGTCGGCCAGGGGCTGGCATCCATCGCCTCGGGGCTGTTCGGCGGGATGCCGGCCACCGGCGCCATCGCCCGCACGGCGGTCAGCATCCGCGCCGGTGCACGCACCCGCCTCGCCGCGGTCGTGCACGGCCTGCTGCTGCTGGCGATCGTGCTGGTCGGGGCGTCGGTGGTCTCGCGGATCCCGCTCGCGGCGCTGGCGGGGGTGCTCATGGTCACGGCCTGCCGCATGGTCGCGCCGGCGACGGTGCGCGCGGTGATGGGATCGACGAGGGCGGATGCCGTGGTCTTCGTCGTTACGGCGATCGTGACGGTGAGTGTCGACCTCGTCTACGCGGTGCTGATCGGGCTGCTCGCGGCCGGGTTCTTCGCGCTGCGTCAGCTCGCGAAGGCCAGCGGCGTGCACCGCGAGGAGCTGCCCGGAGCCGCGCAGCCCGGGGATGAGCGCATCGCCGTGTTCCGGCTCGAGGGTGCACTGTTCTTCGGTGCGGCGGAGCGGATGCTCGAACGCGTCAGCACGCTGCGCGACATCGAGGTCGTGGTCATCCGGATGTCGCAGCTGCAGATCCTCGACGCGACGGGCGCGCAGGTGATCACCGACATGATCCACTCGCTGGAGCGGCGCGGTATCACCGTGCTGGTCAAGGGCATCCAGCCGCAGCACCTGCAGCTCGCCGAGCGGGTCGGCGTGCTGGCGTCGCTACGGCACCAGAACCACCTCTTCGACGACCTGGCCGCTGCGGCCGCGCACGCGCGCAGCCACGTCGCCCGCGCCGCCGTCTGACCCGCCGACCGCGGGTCACAACCACCCACCCGTCCGAGACGCGGTAGTGGTGGTCAGCGCTCGGCGCGCAGTTCGTCGTGGATGCGGCGCAGATCCTCCATCAGCGAGCCGACCAGGATCCAGTGATCGGATGCCGGCGGCCGCACCACGAGTGGCGCTGTCAGCGCCGGGATCGCCGAGGTGAGCGCATCGGGCTCGGGCACGGCATCCGCCGCCTGCACCGCCAGCCGGGCGTCGTGACCGGCGCGGCGCAGCTGTTCGGCGATCGCCCGCACCGCGGGGTCGGTTGCGAGGGCATCGTCGTAGTGGTCGAAACAGGCGCGGGTCATCCCGATCACCTGCGTCACGACCGGCGAGAGCCGATCGAGCAGGGCACGCAGCTCGACGAGGTCGTCGCGGTGGCGCGAGCGTCGCGGGTTCAGCGACAGCGACTCCTCACCGGCGACCAGGGATGCCTCGGCGGCATCCTTCATCGGCCGCAGCAACCGCGCCTCGAGCATCAGCTCCTCACGCTGCGCCGGGGTGAGGGTGGCGGGCAGGGCGTCGGCGAGCCTGTCGAGGGATGCCGCGAGCTCGCGGCCCAGCATCCCGATGTCGCGCCGGGCCGGGGCGGTGAGCACCGGCGGCACGATCGCGACGTTGACGATGAAGCCGATGGCCGCGCCGATCAGCGTCTCGATGATCCGGTCGACCGCGTAGTCGGGGCTCGACGACCCCAGTGCGAGCACGAGCACCGCCGAGATCGCCACCTGATTGCCCGTACCAGGCGAGGCGCGCAGCGCCCACGCGATGAGCATCGCCACCACGATCGCCGCCAGCACCACCCAGCTCTGCGCACCCAGCAGCAGGCTCAGCAGCACCGCGATGACCACGCCAGCGATCACCCCGGCGCTGCGCTCGAGCGCCTTCACCAGCGACTGGTTCACGCTGGGCTGCACCACCAGCAGCGCGGCGATCGCCGCGAACACCGGCAGCGGCCCCGGGATCAGCCAGCCCGCGAGAAGCCAGGCCGCGATCGTCGCCGCAGCCGACTTCAGCAC
This is a stretch of genomic DNA from Microbacterium sp. YJN-G. It encodes these proteins:
- a CDS encoding FadR/GntR family transcriptional regulator, coding for MRRSTTADQIKQLILSQGLRPGDPLPTEAELCETLDVSRSSVREAIRSLSTLDIVDVRHGHGTYVGEMSLDPMVATLVFRSVLSPEGSLQSLREVVEVRLALDLSMTERVVAAGATDADDPELRELVDEMVDRADRGEHFLEADRAFHTRLFESTGNRLVGQLVGAFWDVHTAVLPQLDIAPPEDITLTAKAHGDMLAAVRAGDVEAYRQAVIAHYQPLQRVLANTEAH
- a CDS encoding DUF4862 family protein, yielding MGRLIQLSAYPLSPAFARWDPQIEGEVLDGLAALPGVAALEVPWIDGIHPHDSEWFLQNVPAIGLAVTPLPWIMRRVGAYAGYGIAAAGDDGRSTAIADLRRVAADVAEITARSAARVVTVALHTAPRGTADAEALARSLGEISEWDWSGAQLIIEHCDAHVPGQTPEKGFLSLQGEIEAIRASGAEVGLWMNWGRSAIELRDPDAVAGQIAVAAESGLLVGLSLSGASDREGSYSGPWIDAHHPFASIDPDAASLLTDGRVRAAVQAAGDTPWLGVKVSRRPDAVTSDVVLRVAERHLEALRTVEGTTGGRRPSR
- a CDS encoding DEAD/DEAH box helicase codes for the protein MLLDPSLVRGADPDAVYAAFVEWAESTGITLYPAQDEALIEIVSGQNLILSTPTGTGKSLVAVGAHFAALADGRRTYYTAPIKALVSEKFFALVDVFGAANVGMVTGDSAVNADAPIVCCTAEILANLALREGADAKVGQVVMDEFHFYGDPDRGWAWQVPLLSLPQAQFVLMSATLGDVSGLAADLTRRTLRETAVVTGVERPVPLHFHYETTPIHETIDDLLHTDRAPVYIVHFSQAAAMERAQALASAKVATREQRDAIAELIGGFRFTTAFGRTLARLLRLGIGVHHAGMLPKYRRLVEQLAQRGMLRVICGTDTLGVGINVPIRTVLLTALTKFDGTRMRQLNAREFHQIAGRAGRAGYDTAGTVVAQAPEHETENLAAIRKAGDDPKKKRKIIRKKAPDGFVSWGEPSFLKLVDSEPETLTSHMQITSAMMLNVIGRGGDVFANMRALVYDNHEPRSRQRVLALRAIGIYRTLLESGVVEVASGEVRLTVDLQPNFALNQPLSPFALAAFELLDPSTPQFALDMISIVEATLDDPRAVLSQQEFIARGEAVAAMKAEGIEYDERMELLEQITYPKPLEELLDAAFLTFSAAQPWIRDFELHPKSVVRDMYERAMSFGEYVAFYKIARSEGVVLRYLSDAYRAASQTIPEHLKTEELRDLIEWLGELVRQVDSSLLDEWSELVNGLPRAGSLSLSKGDEPVVPPAPKRLTANVRAFRILVRNELFRRVQLAAREDVAALAELDPGFGADGWDAALDAYFAEHDEILTGANARSSALLLITEGADAWTVRQIIDDPAGDHDWGISATIDLTASDEAGEAVITVTAVDRL
- a CDS encoding sigma-70 family RNA polymerase sigma factor, with translation MTEEELAERFETARPRLRAIAARMLGSNADAEDAVQETWLRLTRRDASRIENFDAWCTTVVSRICLDLLRAPRMTREKSWQVEPWRDEPIDPDADPADSVAEADQVNVALLVVLDALTPAERIAFVLHDVFGKPFGEVAAAVDRTPAAARQLASRARRRLRAASVPVRDDRRRERALVDAWLLAAQHGDLRALLGLLHDDAVLDADYGTRTQHLAGAAEIAAQAVLSARLAAHATPVLIDGRPGVAATFGDRVVSLMAFDIDAGRIVALRVLADPHRLAALSL
- a CDS encoding SDR family oxidoreductase is translated as MNTPILVTGGTGTIGRRTVPLLRAAGRDVRILTRHPRASEPGVEHVAGDTVRGTGLDAALAGVATVLHLAGGAKGDDVAAQTLVAAAQRAGVRHLVLISVIGADRMPIGYFRMKAAAERTVEQSGIPFTILRVAQLHEFAVPIVKTLSNMRIAPRGLRFESVGVDDVAARLAELTLGDPAGRVADLAGPQVHEVAEMVRSFDSACGTSRRSLGIRIPGAVGRAYRAGDNLADPSVVRGRTTWEEFLAA
- a CDS encoding zinc ribbon domain-containing protein YjdM; translation: MALPLCPECSSEHAYEMGALLVCPMCGHEWVPSETASESDAPAEPVVKDAVGNVLADGDTVVVTTTIKVKGSPQGIKAGTKVRSIRLIPPVNGHDIDCKVDGFGAMLLKSSLVKKA
- a CDS encoding ArsR/SmtB family transcription factor, which produces MLSDPNRPLYEVKAGLFKGLAHPIRIRILEVLSAAPEASVSELLDVVDLEASHVSQHLAVLRRNRLVVSERRGSLVYYRLAYPQVADLLRVARTLLGEILQTTQQQLTEREGLPEIPVRA
- a CDS encoding SulP family inorganic anion transporter, producing the protein MSTGTSARGLLALLPSRTDYRAVPRTWRADLLAGLTVGIVALPLALAFGVSSGAGAESGLVTAIIAGIVAAIFGGSNVQVSGPTGAMVVVLAPIMASQGTGALALICLLSGVIVLLAGALRLGRTISYIPWPVIEGFTLGIAVIIFLQQVPTATGTQPGESTNAAVSAVQAALTATWPKLGWSLLLVALVVAIMLVGARFAPRFPASLVAIFIAGLLAALLDLPVDVIGELPARLPAPTLPVVELHAAAGLVGPALAVAALAAIESLLAARVAASISDTGPYDADRELVGQGLASIASGLFGGMPATGAIARTAVSIRAGARTRLAAVVHGLLLLAIVLVGASVVSRIPLAALAGVLMVTACRMVAPATVRAVMGSTRADAVVFVVTAIVTVSVDLVYAVLIGLLAAGFFALRQLAKASGVHREELPGAAQPGDERIAVFRLEGALFFGAAERMLERVSTLRDIEVVVIRMSQLQILDATGAQVITDMIHSLERRGITVLVKGIQPQHLQLAERVGVLASLRHQNHLFDDLAAAAAHARSHVARAAV
- a CDS encoding FUSC family protein translates to MRIPAAIQSARRAPLLQVLKSAAATIAAWLLAGWLIPGPLPVFAAIAALLVVQPSVNQSLVKALERSAGVIAGVVIAVLLSLLLGAQSWVVLAAIVVAMLIAWALRASPGTGNQVAISAVLVLALGSSSPDYAVDRIIETLIGAAIGFIVNVAIVPPVLTAPARRDIGMLGRELAASLDRLADALPATLTPAQREELMLEARLLRPMKDAAEASLVAGEESLSLNPRRSRHRDDLVELRALLDRLSPVVTQVIGMTRACFDHYDDALATDPAVRAIAEQLRRAGHDARLAVQAADAVPEPDALTSAIPALTAPLVVRPPASDHWILVGSLMEDLRRIHDELRAER